Proteins from a genomic interval of Phlebotomus papatasi isolate M1 chromosome 3, Ppap_2.1, whole genome shotgun sequence:
- the LOC129805362 gene encoding stathmin-1-A isoform X2, with protein MEKESQMKIQLTEAEATEIRCQEKSKGGLSYEVILAEPSITSSVQITKRPTTPGKKELSAEEIEEKLKAAEERRLSLEAKKIAEWNAKMAKIEEATRKKDELNNEFMVQAKEALEAKMEHYEEKREAIINDKKEKLKVHSQEIEKTRTSLEMQKSVELNAIEEKLRTAATLRDENMKKMLERLKEHNTTKVAEVKNKIEKSNSQAEIQIIENKLYAAEINREKEIQKKLEIIRNHERRAEIVRQNKAALCNQSENNAALSG; from the exons CAACTGAAATTCGATGCCAAGAAAAGTCCAAGGGTGGTCTAAGTTATGAGGTAATTCTGGCCGAGCCATCGATAACGTCTTCTGTTCAAATCACTAAGCGTCCAACAACTCCCGGAAAGAAGGAACTATCCGCCGAGGAAATTGAGGAAAAACTCAAAGCTGCCGAAGAGAGAAGACTG TCACTAGAGGCGAAGAAGATTGCAGAGTGGAATGCAAAAATGGCAAAGATTGAGGAGGCAACGAGGAAGAAGGATGAGTTAAACAATGAATTTATGGTGCAAGCCAAAGAGGCTCTTGAAGCCAAAATGGAGCACTATGAGGAGAAACGTGAAGCAATTATCAATGACAAGAAGGAGAAATTGAAG GTTCACTCTCAGGAGATTGAAAAGACCCGAACATCTCTGGAGATGCAAAAGTCCGTCGAGTTAAATGCCATTGAGGAGAAACTTCGCACAGCAGCCACACTTCGTgatgaaaatatgaaaaagatgTTGGAGCGACTTAAGGAGCAt AATACGACTAAAGTGGCTGAGGTGAAGAATAAGATTGAGAAGAGCAACAGTCAGGCTGAAATTCAAATCATCGAAAACAAATTGTATGCAGCTGAGATTAATCGTGAGAAGGAGATTCAAAAGAAGCTAGAAATCATACGAAATCAT GAACGTCGTGCTGAAATAGTGCGTCAGAACAAGGCAGCTCTGTGCAATCAGAGTGAGAATAATGCAGCATTATCTGGCTAA
- the LOC129805362 gene encoding stathmin-1-A isoform X4 translates to MEKESQMKIQLTEAEATEIRCQEKSKGGLSYEVILAEPSITSSVQITKRPTTPGKKELSAEEIEEKLKAAEERRLSLEAKKIAEWNAKMAKIEEATRKKDELNNEFMVQAKEALEAKMEHYEEKREAIINDKKEKLKVHSQEIEKTRTSLEMQKSVELNAIEEKLRTAATLRDENMKKMLERLKEHERRAEIVRQNKAALCNQSENNAALSG, encoded by the exons CAACTGAAATTCGATGCCAAGAAAAGTCCAAGGGTGGTCTAAGTTATGAGGTAATTCTGGCCGAGCCATCGATAACGTCTTCTGTTCAAATCACTAAGCGTCCAACAACTCCCGGAAAGAAGGAACTATCCGCCGAGGAAATTGAGGAAAAACTCAAAGCTGCCGAAGAGAGAAGACTG TCACTAGAGGCGAAGAAGATTGCAGAGTGGAATGCAAAAATGGCAAAGATTGAGGAGGCAACGAGGAAGAAGGATGAGTTAAACAATGAATTTATGGTGCAAGCCAAAGAGGCTCTTGAAGCCAAAATGGAGCACTATGAGGAGAAACGTGAAGCAATTATCAATGACAAGAAGGAGAAATTGAAG GTTCACTCTCAGGAGATTGAAAAGACCCGAACATCTCTGGAGATGCAAAAGTCCGTCGAGTTAAATGCCATTGAGGAGAAACTTCGCACAGCAGCCACACTTCGTgatgaaaatatgaaaaagatgTTGGAGCGACTTAAGGAGCAt GAACGTCGTGCTGAAATAGTGCGTCAGAACAAGGCAGCTCTGTGCAATCAGAGTGAGAATAATGCAGCATTATCTGGCTAA